The following DNA comes from Arthrobacter sp. SLBN-83.
CTTTTCGAGGACCCGCGGCAGCTGGAGCGCTGGTGGGGCCCGCCCACCTATCCCGCCACTTTCCATCACCACGACTTCGTGCCTGGCGGCAAGGCCAAGTACTACATGACAAGTCCCGAAGGGGAAAAATTCCACGGTTGGTGGGAATTCACTGCCATCGAGGCGCCGCGGCAGCTGGAATTCAACGACGGCTTCGCGGACAGCGACGGTAACCCGACAGGGGAGTTCGGCGTCAGCCACGCCACGGTGACCCTGGAACCTCTGGCTGAGCGGACGCGCATGACCATCCTGTCCAGGTTCGAGTCCGAGGAACAGCTGGATCAGATGATGCAGATGGGTATGGAGGAGGGCCTCAAGGAAGCCGTCGGCCAGATCGACGGCATACTGGCCGAGCACGCCAACGCCTGAATTCATGGCACTGCCACCAGCCGGTGCCAGGCGCCAGGGTGAGCGGACGACGGCGGGACGTCCCGCCGTCGTCCGTTCATCTTGGGCGTTGAACGTGCCAGCCGCCCGCTGAATACTGGAAGTTGAGGATTGGGCGAGGGCAGGCGGTGGGGCAATGAGCGGCGGCGCAGGGGATTTCCGGAAGCGGCTGGAGCGGGCGGCTGACATGCGTTCATACCGCGGCGCCGGCATCAGTGCGGAGGAGGAAGCCGCCCTGGATGCCCTCGACGCCCAGGAGCGGGAGAAGCGCAGGAAGGTCAGCGACGCGGCCCGCGCAGAATACCTGGTCCGAGACGCCATGGCGCAGGGCAAGTTCGACAACCTCAAGTACGCGGGCAAGCCGATTCCCGGCCTGGGTGAAAGCTATGACCCCGACTGGTGGGTCAAGGGGCTGATCCAGCGCGAGAACATCAGCGGCCTGGGCCCGGCCGCCATCCTGCTCCGCACCGAGGACGCCGAACTCGACTCAAAGCTGGACGCCCAGTACACGGAGCAGCAGGTCCGGGACGTCCTGCAGGACTTCAACCGGCGGGTCATCGATGCCCGCCGCCAGCTGCAGGGCGGGCCGCCTGTGATCACCAAAACCCGCGACGTCGAGGAGGAAGTGCAGCGCTGGCGCGGGCGGCGTGCCGCCCGCGTGGAGGAAACTCCTGCCGAGCCGGAGCCCGAGCGCTCCTGGTGGAAGCGGCTCTGGAAGGGGAGCGGCTAGGAATTCGGGTTGATGCCCTCGAAGAGCTCGCATACGGCGTTGTAGTACTTGCCTGTCTGGCCACGGTGGCTCAGCCCGATCCTGGTGCACACCTGCTGCGACGCTGCATTCGCGGGATTCGTGACCGCAAGAACCCGTGGCAGGCCGCGTGCAAAGGCATGCCCGAGGACCACTTGGGCCGCCTCGGTGGCGTAGCCGTTTCCCCAGTGGTCCGGGTGGAAATGCCATCCGATCTCCGTGTCACCCGAAGGCTGGAGCGGCAATTCACTTCCCGACGCCGGGATGGACTTGAGGAGCAGCGTTCCGGCGAGTTGGGGCTTGTCAGTTCTTTGTTGGACTGGCTCCGGTCGGGCGGACTCAGCCTGGGCCTTGAGTTGGACGGCCCAGATCGCGTGGACGGGGTGGTCAATTCCGCGCCATCTGTCGATCAGTTCCGAGGCCTCGGCCATGCTGGTCATGACCCGCGGCTTGGTGCCG
Coding sequences within:
- a CDS encoding SRPBCC family protein, which produces MTVISTEKNPEALSLTVVAEFDAGVERVWQLFEDPRQLERWWGPPTYPATFHHHDFVPGGKAKYYMTSPEGEKFHGWWEFTAIEAPRQLEFNDGFADSDGNPTGEFGVSHATVTLEPLAERTRMTILSRFESEEQLDQMMQMGMEEGLKEAVGQIDGILAEHANA
- a CDS encoding GNAT family N-acetyltransferase, with product MGGVTILETERLILRPWEPEDAAFVLDLYSRWEVQRFIGTKPRVMTSMAEASELIDRWRGIDHPVHAIWAVQLKAQAESARPEPVQQRTDKPQLAGTLLLKSIPASGSELPLQPSGDTEIGWHFHPDHWGNGYATEAAQVVLGHAFARGLPRVLAVTNPANAASQQVCTRIGLSHRGQTGKYYNAVCELFEGINPNS
- a CDS encoding J-domain-containing protein, whose amino-acid sequence is MSGGAGDFRKRLERAADMRSYRGAGISAEEEAALDALDAQEREKRRKVSDAARAEYLVRDAMAQGKFDNLKYAGKPIPGLGESYDPDWWVKGLIQRENISGLGPAAILLRTEDAELDSKLDAQYTEQQVRDVLQDFNRRVIDARRQLQGGPPVITKTRDVEEEVQRWRGRRAARVEETPAEPEPERSWWKRLWKGSG